One Halolamina litorea genomic window carries:
- a CDS encoding DUF255 domain-containing protein encodes MQEETRVEWRQWGQDAFDEARERSVPVLLSLSTTWCVDCHEMDATTYADPNIAANLNDRYVPVRVDADREPRIRERYAAGGFPSTVFLTPDGEVISTATALAPDGMRQVLNRVAETYAEKGDDAGRVPRALAGDLPPAGAVDATIEEQLAGQLGEKFDERFAGWGESAKFPLARTAEFALKRERQQALRTLDAVRDHLHDEVAGGFFRYAGRRDWGDVHHAKLLDTNATLLRAFAHAYVYTGEDAYREPAESTIDFLTDDLWSGVAVGGSMGPGEGVEYWGKDAAGRADARQPRTDLTAYAGGNALAADALLAYYGYTDDERAREYADRILDYLERDLIEHGSVVHFRERGQAGPRDTLSDLAAVVGAFTRAEQTIGYGAGVAATVADHAIEALHDDGSFRDGPAEGPGLLDRPLRPLDGNAAMANALVDLATLTGDDEYREVARETVGAFAGASHRIGVQVAEYGTAASRLVHDPLTIAVADDPGSDLHRAALRVADHEKVVVPNAGDSIAPELDRGTARVVGVDEPASDPEALMGRVADRQ; translated from the coding sequence ATGCAAGAGGAGACCCGCGTCGAGTGGCGCCAGTGGGGTCAGGACGCCTTCGACGAGGCCCGCGAGCGGTCCGTTCCCGTACTGCTCTCCCTGTCGACGACGTGGTGTGTCGACTGCCACGAGATGGACGCGACCACCTACGCCGACCCGAACATCGCGGCCAACCTCAACGACCGCTACGTCCCAGTCCGCGTCGACGCCGACCGCGAACCGCGCATCCGCGAGCGCTACGCCGCCGGCGGCTTCCCGTCGACCGTCTTCCTCACACCCGACGGGGAGGTCATCTCCACCGCAACCGCGCTCGCACCCGACGGGATGCGGCAGGTGCTGAACCGCGTCGCGGAGACCTACGCCGAGAAGGGCGACGACGCCGGCCGGGTCCCACGAGCGCTCGCCGGCGACCTCCCGCCCGCCGGGGCCGTCGACGCGACCATCGAGGAACAGCTGGCCGGCCAACTCGGCGAGAAGTTCGACGAGCGCTTCGCCGGCTGGGGCGAGAGCGCGAAGTTCCCGCTCGCCCGCACCGCGGAGTTCGCGCTCAAACGGGAGCGCCAGCAGGCCCTACGGACCCTCGACGCCGTCCGTGACCACCTCCACGACGAGGTGGCCGGCGGCTTCTTCCGCTACGCCGGCCGCCGGGACTGGGGCGACGTGCACCACGCGAAGCTGCTCGACACCAACGCCACCCTCCTGCGGGCGTTCGCCCACGCCTACGTCTACACCGGCGAGGACGCCTACCGCGAACCCGCCGAATCGACGATCGACTTCCTCACCGACGACCTCTGGAGCGGCGTCGCCGTCGGCGGCAGCATGGGGCCGGGCGAGGGCGTCGAGTACTGGGGGAAGGACGCCGCCGGACGCGCTGACGCCCGCCAGCCCCGGACCGACCTCACGGCCTACGCCGGGGGCAACGCGCTGGCCGCCGACGCGCTCCTCGCGTACTACGGCTACACGGACGACGAGCGCGCCCGGGAGTACGCCGACCGGATCCTCGACTACCTCGAACGCGACCTGATCGAACACGGCTCGGTCGTTCACTTCCGCGAGCGCGGACAGGCCGGCCCGCGGGACACGCTCTCGGACCTCGCGGCCGTCGTGGGCGCCTTCACCCGGGCCGAGCAGACCATCGGCTACGGCGCCGGCGTCGCCGCGACCGTCGCCGACCACGCCATCGAAGCGCTCCACGACGACGGCTCGTTCCGCGATGGCCCCGCCGAGGGGCCGGGGCTGCTCGACCGCCCGCTGCGCCCCCTCGACGGCAACGCCGCGATGGCGAACGCGCTCGTCGATCTGGCGACACTGACCGGCGACGACGAGTACCGGGAGGTCGCCCGCGAGACCGTCGGCGCCTTCGCCGGCGCCTCCCACCGGATCGGCGTGCAGGTCGCCGAGTACGGCACCGCTGCGAGCCGGCTCGTCCACGATCCCCTCACGATCGCGGTCGCCGACGACCCCGGGAGCGACCTCCACCGCGCCGCGCTCCGGGTCGCCGACCACGAGAAGGTGGTCGTCCCGAACGCTGGCGACTCGATCGCACCGGAACTCGACCGCGGCACCGCCCGCGTCGTCGGCGTCGACGAGCCCGCCAGTGATCCCGAGGCGCTCATGGGCCGCGTCGCCGACCGGCAGTAA
- a CDS encoding TrmB family transcriptional regulator produces MASLRDLGLSEYEARAYRALLDDSPSTAKELSRSSDVPMGRVYDVLKDLERRGLARSQAASRPKKYVAVEPEAALDRLLDAKREELEEQESQYESTVEQLEEDLDAGVPAEEGFWTAVLGPEESADLLLERLDTASERVIAVAGGPTPQFDVGEYGDEVAAAFGRALERGATVSVLLGPDLIRTLPGAVLRRYESELADHPNFEVRTTDRVSGSFHLIDGKEACIEVPNPLTPREPFAMLDLKDREFTGDVRETFDPRWAEAEPLTTEE; encoded by the coding sequence ATGGCAAGCTTACGCGATCTGGGGCTCTCGGAGTACGAGGCGCGGGCCTACCGAGCGCTGCTCGATGACTCCCCCAGCACCGCAAAGGAGCTCTCGCGCTCCAGCGACGTGCCGATGGGGCGGGTGTACGACGTGCTGAAGGACCTGGAACGGCGGGGGTTGGCCCGCAGTCAGGCCGCGAGTCGACCGAAGAAGTACGTGGCCGTCGAACCGGAGGCGGCACTCGACCGCCTGCTCGACGCCAAACGCGAGGAACTGGAGGAACAGGAGTCCCAGTACGAATCGACGGTCGAGCAGTTGGAGGAGGACTTGGACGCCGGCGTCCCCGCCGAGGAGGGGTTCTGGACGGCGGTGCTCGGCCCCGAGGAGTCAGCGGACCTCCTACTCGAACGGCTCGACACCGCGAGCGAACGGGTCATCGCCGTCGCCGGCGGCCCGACGCCGCAGTTCGACGTGGGGGAGTACGGCGACGAGGTGGCCGCGGCGTTCGGGCGCGCACTCGAACGGGGCGCGACGGTGTCGGTCCTGCTCGGTCCGGACCTGATCCGGACGCTCCCCGGGGCGGTGTTGCGGCGCTACGAGAGCGAGCTGGCCGACCACCCGAACTTCGAGGTCCGGACGACCGACCGTGTCAGCGGCTCGTTCCACCTCATCGACGGCAAGGAGGCGTGTATCGAGGTTCCAAACCCCCTGACGCCGCGGGAGCCGTTCGCGATGCTGGACCTGAAAGACCGGGAGTTCACCGGCGACGTACGCGAGACGTTCGACCCGCGCTGGGCCGAGGCCGAACCGCTCACGACCGAGGAGTAG
- the mptA gene encoding GTP cyclohydrolase MptA — protein MSHQLPDVQAGEPDVTVGLSQVGVTGVEKLVELEGEERPYVLTAEFSVFVDLPSGRKGIDMSRNMEVIDEVLEDAVAGETDRVEDLCGEAAERLLAKHEYTTTAEVNMEAEWVLREETPASGRPTQGTVDIIASATATEEGTEEEIGCRVTGMTVCPCSQGMSESRARETLTDLGVDDETAEAFLDQVPQPGHSQRGHATLTVTQDTKPDVDLMELIDIARDSMSARIYNMAKRPDEDHMTYAAHANAKFVEDCVRSLARGVVESYPDLEEDAVVHMKQENDESIHQHDAVAEREVSMATLRDELSG, from the coding sequence ATGAGTCACCAGCTTCCGGACGTGCAGGCCGGAGAGCCCGACGTGACGGTCGGATTGAGTCAGGTCGGCGTCACCGGCGTCGAGAAACTCGTCGAACTCGAAGGCGAGGAGCGACCCTACGTGCTGACCGCCGAGTTCTCGGTGTTCGTCGACCTCCCCAGCGGGCGGAAGGGGATCGACATGAGCCGGAACATGGAGGTGATCGACGAGGTCCTCGAGGACGCCGTCGCCGGCGAGACCGACCGCGTCGAGGACCTGTGTGGCGAGGCCGCCGAGCGCCTGCTCGCCAAACACGAGTACACCACCACGGCGGAGGTCAACATGGAGGCCGAGTGGGTGCTCCGCGAGGAGACGCCCGCCAGTGGCCGACCCACGCAGGGGACCGTCGACATCATCGCGTCGGCAACGGCGACCGAGGAGGGGACCGAGGAGGAGATCGGCTGCCGGGTCACCGGGATGACGGTCTGTCCCTGCTCGCAGGGGATGTCCGAGTCCCGAGCGCGTGAGACCCTCACCGACCTCGGCGTCGACGACGAGACTGCCGAGGCGTTCCTCGATCAGGTCCCCCAGCCGGGCCACTCCCAGCGCGGTCACGCGACGCTGACGGTCACGCAGGACACCAAGCCCGACGTGGACCTGATGGAACTGATCGACATCGCACGGGACTCGATGAGCGCGCGGATCTACAACATGGCCAAACGCCCCGACGAGGACCACATGACCTACGCCGCCCACGCCAACGCGAAGTTCGTCGAGGACTGCGTGCGGTCGCTGGCCCGCGGCGTCGTCGAGTCCTACCCCGACCTCGAGGAGGACGCGGTGGTCCACATGAAACAGGAGAACGACGAGTCGATCCACCAGCACGACGCCGTCGCCGAGCGTGAAGTCTCGATGGCCACCCTCCGGGACGAACTCTCCGGGTAG
- a CDS encoding DUF7124 domain-containing protein — protein sequence MDSGGSSDMTLAFELDALKSLADPNAVFNDARGWTSYVGVVSDEPTYVVTNFTRKERIRQDFFSGPRGVEESLENVKKQFDTERHVFIGISEEHREQADAVGWEYLPLENAAEAAGWELGGEDEEADHFAEGDQRDDWP from the coding sequence ATGGACTCCGGCGGCTCCTCGGACATGACGCTCGCGTTCGAACTGGACGCGCTGAAGTCGCTCGCCGACCCCAACGCGGTGTTCAACGACGCCCGTGGGTGGACGAGCTACGTCGGCGTGGTGAGCGACGAACCGACCTACGTCGTCACTAACTTCACGCGGAAAGAGCGCATCCGACAGGACTTCTTCTCGGGCCCGCGCGGCGTCGAGGAGAGCCTCGAGAACGTCAAAAAGCAGTTCGACACCGAGCGCCACGTCTTCATCGGCATCTCGGAGGAGCACCGCGAACAGGCCGACGCCGTCGGCTGGGAGTACCTCCCCCTCGAGAACGCCGCCGAGGCCGCGGGCTGGGAACTCGGCGGTGAGGACGAGGAAGCCGACCACTTCGCCGAGGGCGATCAGCGCGACGACTGGCCCTGA
- a CDS encoding NAD(P)/FAD-dependent oxidoreductase — protein sequence MSQSFVIIGDGVAGSSAAETLREEAPDADITVITDEGEALYNRILIKEFAKGKLPEAPISIHDESWYDEREIDLQLNTLVVDIDTDGHEVTTHEGDTYGYDKLLLATGGTPAQLPVENSDAEGVHHFWTFEDARKIKADVEAADNGVIVGAGLLGIDFAAICGAQDVEAKYLMRGNAWWRYALSEEGAEIIHDALRERGVTPVFDSGVDHFEVDDDGRVESAVDPDGNEYEADFAGVAIGLSINTEILRGTGLDYDADGIIVDEYMQTNLEDVYAAGDCTKFNDLILGEQAQNGAWGSAKAQGECAANNMIEYGTDEFRWVSSYSITHFDFPFLSFGHPTLGDDSVEEKYSDTEWRRLALKDGKIVGGVLIGDLAPQSAYKQLMREGVRVGDEKETLMQKSFSVDDLEAPPADD from the coding sequence ATGAGTCAGTCGTTCGTGATCATCGGTGACGGGGTTGCAGGGAGCTCTGCCGCGGAGACGCTCCGCGAGGAGGCACCCGACGCCGACATCACCGTCATCACCGACGAGGGGGAGGCTCTCTATAACCGCATCCTGATCAAGGAGTTCGCGAAAGGGAAGCTTCCCGAGGCACCCATCTCGATTCACGACGAGTCGTGGTACGACGAGCGGGAGATCGACCTCCAGCTCAACACCCTCGTCGTCGACATCGACACCGATGGTCACGAGGTCACGACCCACGAGGGCGACACCTACGGCTACGACAAGCTGCTGCTCGCCACCGGCGGCACGCCCGCACAGCTTCCCGTCGAGAACTCCGACGCCGAGGGCGTCCACCACTTCTGGACGTTCGAGGACGCCCGCAAGATCAAGGCCGACGTGGAGGCGGCCGACAACGGCGTCATCGTCGGCGCCGGCCTGCTCGGCATCGACTTCGCGGCCATCTGTGGCGCACAGGACGTGGAGGCGAAGTACCTGATGCGCGGGAACGCGTGGTGGCGCTACGCGCTCAGCGAGGAGGGTGCCGAGATCATCCACGACGCGCTGCGCGAGCGCGGCGTCACGCCGGTGTTCGACTCCGGCGTCGACCACTTCGAGGTCGACGACGACGGTCGGGTCGAGAGCGCGGTCGACCCCGACGGCAACGAGTACGAGGCCGACTTCGCGGGCGTCGCCATCGGGCTGAGCATCAACACCGAGATCCTCCGTGGGACCGGTCTCGACTACGACGCCGACGGGATCATCGTCGACGAGTACATGCAGACGAACCTCGAGGACGTCTACGCCGCCGGCGACTGTACGAAGTTCAACGACCTGATCCTCGGCGAGCAGGCCCAGAACGGCGCGTGGGGCTCGGCGAAGGCCCAGGGCGAGTGTGCGGCCAACAATATGATCGAGTACGGTACCGACGAGTTCCGCTGGGTCTCCTCGTACTCGATCACGCACTTCGACTTCCCGTTCCTCTCCTTTGGCCACCCGACGCTGGGCGACGACAGCGTCGAGGAGAAGTACTCCGACACCGAGTGGCGCCGCCTCGCCCTGAAGGACGGCAAGATCGTCGGCGGCGTCCTGATCGGCGACCTCGCCCCGCAGTCGGCGTACAAGCAGCTGATGCGTGAGGGCGTCCGCGTCGGCGACGAGAAGGAGACGCTGATGCAGAAGTCCTTCAGCGTCGACGACCTCGAAGCGCCGCCCGCGGACGACTGA
- a CDS encoding DUF6149 family protein, whose protein sequence is MKLRQNVRHFAAKQALTMPVVGEKMNDKLVDLHTSEFGDRAEEGRREEREPHLEAFFDCTMDTYLAALDAGFPEAEAREITHLQANFEFYNHGWTEMMEFPADEVEAHYDRYADFFAAHDITIDDPLGEFRDREIPDAPATLEKLDDPEHPHAAEGFEDDVYIETEDGVVAGDRTDEIQGSAD, encoded by the coding sequence ATGAAGCTCCGCCAGAACGTGCGCCACTTCGCGGCGAAGCAGGCGCTCACGATGCCGGTCGTGGGGGAGAAGATGAACGACAAGCTGGTCGACCTCCACACCAGCGAGTTCGGGGACCGGGCCGAGGAGGGCCGCCGCGAGGAACGCGAACCCCACCTCGAGGCCTTCTTCGACTGCACGATGGACACCTATCTCGCGGCCCTCGACGCCGGCTTCCCGGAGGCGGAGGCCCGGGAGATCACGCACCTGCAGGCGAACTTCGAGTTCTACAACCACGGCTGGACGGAGATGATGGAGTTCCCCGCCGACGAGGTCGAGGCCCACTACGACCGCTACGCGGACTTCTTCGCGGCCCACGACATCACCATCGACGACCCCCTCGGGGAGTTCCGCGACCGGGAGATCCCCGACGCCCCCGCCACCCTCGAAAAACTGGACGATCCGGAACACCCACACGCCGCCGAGGGGTTCGAGGACGACGTGTACATCGAGACCGAGGACGGCGTCGTCGCCGGCGACCGGACCGACGAGATACAGGGTTCCGCCGACTGA